In Solidesulfovibrio carbinoliphilus subsp. oakridgensis, the sequence CAGCGGCACGGGCAGGGCAAGCGGCGTGGCCGGGCGTTCGGACACGCCGGCCTGGCGCAGGTCGGTGAGGACGGTCACGGCCCGGTCGTGGGCGAAATGGAGGATGTCGTGCAGGGTGCGGCAGCCGGCCGGGGTGAAGTCCGGGGACTCCGGATCGGTCAGGGTCAGGGCGGCGATGCGGCGCAGGAGCCGGCGCAGGATCAGGTATTCGGGATCGTCCGGGGCGAGGCCGGCGTCCGGTGCCGGCCGGGTGGCGGCCGGACCGCGAAAGACCGTGCCCGCGCCGGCGTCGACCGTGACCACCAGCCCCGGCGGCAAGGCGGCCAGGGCCCCGGCCAGGCCGAAAAGGGCCGGCACCCGGTACTCCCGGGCCACGGCCGCCAGGTGCCCGGCCGCGTCGCCGACCTCGGCCACCACGGCCCCGGCCCGGCGCAGAAGCGGGGCCAGGACCGGCGAGGCCGACCGGGTCACGGCCACGGCCCCGTAAGGAAAGTCGGCCACATCCGTGGTCTCGTCCACGGGTACGACCTTGCCCGAGGCCAGGCCCAGGCAGGCGGCCTCGCCGCCGGACAGGAGCGGCTCGCCCGGGATTGCCGGAACGGCGGGCCCGGCGTCGTCCGGGGAAACGGCCGCCAGCAGGTGGGCGGACGTGAACACCACGCCGCCCGAGCCGTCCCCGGCAAAGGCCAGCTCCAGGGGCGCGCCGAGGAGCCGTTCGGCGGCCAGCCCCTGGCCGGCCAGCCCGGCCGCCGCCTCGAAGGGAAGGAGCGCGCTGCCGCGCAGGAAGCCGTTTGGGCCGGCGTCGAGGGGGGTCTGGCCGTCGGGCAGCTTTTTGTCCATGGGCTTGGGGGCAAAGACGCTGCGGCGGGGGGCGAAGGGATGGGACCGGTCGAGAAAAAGGGTGTCCCGGCTGGCCGGGTCGCCCTCGGGCCAAAGCTCCAGGCGCAAAAACGCCCGGCCGTCGGCCTCGGGGGCGAAAGTCCGCATCCGGCCGCGCAGCACGGCCGGCCCGGCCGCGGCCACCATGGCGAAAAGGCCGGCGCCGCCCGCGCCTTCGGACCGGACGTCCCGGGCCAGGTTCGAGAGGGCCTCGCCGACGGCTTCGGCCCGGGGGGGCAGGCCCGAAGCCTGCCGGCGGACGGCCGTGCCGTCGGTCCGCTCTCCGGCCAGGGCCACGGCCAGGGCGGGGGCCTGGCCGAGGCAGGCCGGATCGGCCAGGGCTTCGGCCAGGGCCTGCCCGGCCTCGGCCGTCAGGGCCCCGTCCGCCCAGGCGTTGGCGGCCAGGGCCAA encodes:
- a CDS encoding PEP-utilizing enzyme: MPAEDAAGSRLPGGPARDAARSVFSKFRALLDANTAALATMAALERMRGGEYIFDRAFLEQSARQVADLAHQAVYAVNAMSGNRYVALYDRFMAIAAKVEDILAGRPGTDDDRPLRPLSRLRLEDRAKVGPDAAALGELSGQLGLPVPQGLALAANAWADGALTAEAGQALAEALADPACLGQAPALAVALAGERTDGTAVRRQASGLPPRAEAVGEALSNLARDVRSEGAGGAGLFAMVAAAGPAVLRGRMRTFAPEADGRAFLRLELWPEGDPASRDTLFLDRSHPFAPRRSVFAPKPMDKKLPDGQTPLDAGPNGFLRGSALLPFEAAAGLAGQGLAAERLLGAPLELAFAGDGSGGVVFTSAHLLAAVSPDDAGPAVPAIPGEPLLSGGEAACLGLASGKVVPVDETTDVADFPYGAVAVTRSASPVLAPLLRRAGAVVAEVGDAAGHLAAVAREYRVPALFGLAGALAALPPGLVVTVDAGAGTVFRGPAATRPAPDAGLAPDDPEYLILRRLLRRIAALTLTDPESPDFTPAGCRTLHDILHFAHDRAVTVLTDLRQAGVSERPATPLALPVPLDLKVLDIGGGLVPGTSGLASVRSRPLAALLSGLTAPGMWDATPARVGLGDLLGAMGKALPAGGGNLAIAARSYCNVSLRLGYHFTVVDAYLGQNPEKNTIYFRFVGGMAGPAGREARAAFLQRILSRYDFKVEVSGDLVVARLKFIEPETGGEALRLVGRLCAFARQRDTGLTGPADAAALEQAFFEASGLPATAGPGGPAPEAGQ